Proteins encoded within one genomic window of Candidatus Desulfarcum epimagneticum:
- a CDS encoding conserved hypothetical protein (Evidence 4 : Unknown function but conserved in other organisms): MRCRQCGATRPNGARFCPECGAAFDGKRKKTFGIWAALIFFFAGLALGGTALFFHADQKIQTFSKTLTRLAQRAAEMERTLETRPPKPQRKTAPGPVESGIQLFSGRVTVRDPDGETAGEILGAAAGGSWTALPARACVGGDDWRFYDRMGRFFEIEGGIWRPGDRIGLWRISRKPAPNEYSLAVFDENRPLFWQSHEPGAPKEPAQVFPDRPRGIFRPCLIPENMDEPGVFIQGKNVVGWTFGALLDSGRLLSADVEQAMDAYVTVDGFYDATFAFSRERRFSKALAMGEDASIPDRLAAFSEGFLLEPKLSRPNTPTRLLPENILKRMRALADAGLKQDLHASIADALDERALARALDPGLFERAVRAVSKAYGYDRAAAVAEYVRAGAARGPGDEKRAAIERAYGRLRRAHIRSKIAGGDIEEGWEIFDRAKPLFQNDPHLHLLGVELALADQNWERALGLLSNMPARPPEMEDRIRLIEQRIAKARGEEGRITALFEPGSAAIPAAALINGAWNQDFIIDTGASVTVIPPAAARALGIRIGPGTPRREVSTAGGIRRAPEVFLSSIEMSGWVETDVAALVMDIPGMEGAGLLGLNYLNRFDMDIDAQKGVLSLTPR, from the coding sequence ATGCGTTGCCGACAATGCGGCGCGACAAGGCCGAATGGCGCCCGTTTCTGCCCCGAATGCGGGGCCGCTTTTGACGGGAAACGAAAAAAAACCTTTGGAATCTGGGCCGCGCTGATTTTCTTTTTCGCCGGCCTGGCTTTGGGCGGAACCGCGCTTTTTTTTCACGCGGACCAAAAAATCCAAACGTTTTCAAAGACCTTGACCCGCCTGGCCCAAAGGGCCGCGGAAATGGAAAGGACGCTGGAAACGCGGCCCCCAAAGCCCCAAAGAAAGACGGCGCCCGGGCCTGTGGAAAGCGGAATTCAGCTTTTTTCCGGACGGGTGACCGTCCGGGACCCCGATGGGGAGACGGCGGGGGAGATTCTCGGCGCGGCGGCCGGGGGCTCATGGACGGCGCTTCCCGCCCGGGCGTGCGTCGGGGGGGACGACTGGCGTTTTTATGACCGGATGGGCCGCTTTTTTGAAATCGAAGGGGGAATATGGCGGCCCGGGGACCGGATCGGGCTCTGGAGGATATCCCGAAAGCCCGCGCCCAATGAGTATTCCCTGGCGGTTTTTGACGAAAACCGGCCTTTGTTCTGGCAAAGCCATGAGCCCGGCGCCCCAAAGGAGCCCGCCCAGGTGTTTCCGGACCGGCCCCGGGGGATTTTCAGGCCCTGTCTGATCCCGGAAAACATGGACGAGCCCGGGGTGTTTATCCAGGGGAAAAACGTGGTGGGATGGACATTCGGCGCTTTGCTGGATTCGGGCCGCCTGCTTTCGGCCGATGTGGAGCAGGCCATGGACGCCTATGTCACGGTGGACGGCTTTTACGACGCCACCTTTGCCTTCAGCCGGGAGCGCCGGTTTTCAAAGGCCCTGGCCATGGGGGAGGACGCTTCCATCCCGGATCGCCTGGCGGCTTTTTCCGAAGGGTTTCTTCTGGAGCCCAAACTGTCCCGACCCAACACCCCGACCCGGCTTTTGCCGGAAAATATTTTGAAACGCATGCGCGCTTTGGCCGACGCCGGCCTTAAACAGGACCTTCACGCCTCCATCGCCGACGCCCTGGATGAAAGGGCCCTGGCCCGGGCTCTGGACCCCGGCCTTTTTGAAAGGGCCGTGAGGGCCGTTTCCAAGGCTTACGGATATGACCGGGCCGCGGCCGTCGCCGAATATGTCCGCGCGGGCGCCGCCCGGGGCCCCGGCGATGAAAAAAGGGCGGCCATAGAACGGGCGTATGGGCGTTTGCGCCGCGCGCATATCCGCTCCAAAATCGCCGGGGGCGACATCGAGGAGGGATGGGAGATTTTTGATCGGGCCAAACCGCTTTTTCAAAACGATCCCCATCTTCATCTCCTGGGCGTGGAGCTGGCCCTGGCCGACCAAAACTGGGAAAGGGCCCTGGGCCTGCTTTCGAATATGCCCGCCCGTCCGCCGGAGATGGAAGACCGGATTCGGCTCATTGAGCAAAGAATCGCGAAGGCAAGGGGAGAGGAGGGAAGGATCACGGCGCTTTTTGAGCCCGGCTCCGCCGCCATCCCGGCCGCCGCCCTTATAAACGGGGCGTGGAACCAGGATTTCATCATCGACACCGGGGCCTCGGTGACCGTCATCCCGCCTGCCGCCGCCAGGGCGCTTGGAATCCGGATCGGGCCGGGGACTCCCCGACGCGAAGTCTCCACGGCTGGTGGGATCAGGCGCGCTCCGGAGGTTTTTCTTTCGTCCATTGAAATGAGCGGGTGGGTGGAGACGGATGTCGCCGCGCTGGTCATGGATATTCCGGGCATGGAGGGCGCGGGTCTTTTGGGGCTCAATTATCTTAACCGCTTCGACATGGATATTGACGCGCAAAAGGGGGTTTTATCGCTCACGCCCAGGTGA
- a CDS encoding hypothetical protein (Evidence 5 : Unknown function) — protein MSDYPIETIFKGAFYFLIPILLVAAAITIFPQIALFLPGLMG, from the coding sequence GTGTCCGATTATCCCATTGAGACCATCTTCAAAGGCGCCTTTTATTTTCTCATCCCCATCCTGCTGGTCGCGGCGGCCATCACCATTTTTCCTCAAATCGCGCTTTTTCTGCCGGGCCTGATGGGCTAA
- a CDS encoding C4-dicarboxylate ABC transporter permease, giving the protein MDPMTAGVAGSALLFVLLILGMPVGLALALTGFMGISVLISPEVAMPALARSFYSTFTSYSLTVIPLFVLMGELASICGLSKDIYFAADKWARRLPGGLGLATIGACAGFSTICGSSVATAATLGKIALPEMKRYGYDEKLSSGTVAAGGALGFLIPPSVGFVIYGILTELSIGKLLIAGFLPGFMLAAAFAGIVWIWATVKPQAAPASFEKVPFKEKIAALTRAWELIAAFFLVMGGIYAGVFTPTEAGAAGAFFLFLTAIFRKKASPKDFLAAFQSTVKISVMTFIILGGADIFARFIALTLLPQKLAAVLAALEVSRYAVLAIILAGYLVLGCFLDAVSMMALTLPVIFPAILEMGFDPLWFGVISVLMMEAGLITPPPGPQYFRHRRGVRLSH; this is encoded by the coding sequence ATGGACCCCATGACGGCGGGCGTCGCGGGATCGGCGCTGCTCTTTGTTCTTTTGATCCTGGGCATGCCAGTGGGCCTGGCCCTGGCGCTCACGGGTTTTATGGGAATCAGCGTCCTGATTTCCCCGGAGGTGGCCATGCCGGCTTTGGCCCGGTCCTTTTATTCCACCTTCACGTCCTATTCCCTCACCGTGATCCCGCTTTTCGTGCTCATGGGAGAGCTGGCCTCCATATGCGGCCTGAGCAAAGACATCTACTTCGCCGCCGACAAGTGGGCCCGCCGGCTCCCGGGCGGCCTGGGACTGGCCACCATCGGGGCGTGCGCGGGATTTTCCACCATATGCGGCTCTTCCGTGGCCACGGCCGCCACCCTGGGAAAAATCGCGCTTCCGGAGATGAAACGCTACGGCTACGACGAAAAACTCAGCTCGGGAACCGTGGCGGCGGGAGGGGCGCTGGGGTTTCTCATTCCCCCCAGCGTGGGATTTGTGATCTACGGCATTTTGACCGAGCTTTCCATCGGCAAACTTCTCATCGCCGGCTTTCTGCCCGGCTTTATGCTGGCGGCGGCCTTTGCGGGAATCGTCTGGATATGGGCGACCGTGAAACCCCAGGCCGCCCCGGCCTCATTTGAAAAGGTCCCTTTTAAGGAAAAAATAGCGGCCCTCACGCGCGCGTGGGAGCTGATCGCCGCCTTTTTCCTGGTCATGGGCGGCATATACGCCGGGGTTTTCACCCCCACGGAGGCCGGCGCGGCCGGGGCGTTTTTTCTTTTTTTGACGGCGATCTTCAGAAAAAAAGCCAGCCCGAAGGATTTTCTGGCGGCGTTTCAGTCCACAGTGAAAATTTCCGTGATGACCTTTATCATACTGGGGGGCGCGGACATCTTCGCCCGCTTCATCGCGCTGACCCTGCTGCCCCAGAAACTGGCGGCGGTCCTGGCGGCGCTGGAGGTGTCCCGATACGCGGTTTTGGCCATCATCCTGGCCGGCTACCTGGTCCTGGGCTGTTTTTTGGACGCGGTCTCCATGATGGCCCTGACCCTTCCGGTGATATTTCCCGCCATTCTTGAAATGGGGTTCGATCCGCTGTGGTTCGGGGTGATTTCGGTTTTGATGATGGAGGCCGGATTGATCACCCCCCCCCCTGGGCCTCAATATTTTCGTCATCGCCGGGGTGTCCGATTATCCCATTGA
- a CDS encoding putative TRAP-type mannitol/chloroaromatic compound transport system, small permease component (Evidence 3 : Putative function from multiple computational evidences), which yields MASTPPSARFKTLTGALNRASLWLCLAFLPGMAALTVLDVACRWAFSSPIPGSRELNELALLMLVSLGLGHAHEQKANVHIALFLDRLPAQARAFCQMATGFLGLLIAGIISASFFLSGLEDFDAKTATDMLGTPLFPFRFAASAGFFLLFATLAADVRAAGRAFFKTSERSAAWTP from the coding sequence ATGGCGTCGACTCCGCCGTCTGCCCGTTTTAAAACCCTCACCGGCGCGCTGAACCGGGCCTCTTTGTGGCTTTGCCTGGCCTTTCTTCCGGGCATGGCGGCGCTCACGGTTCTGGACGTGGCCTGCCGCTGGGCCTTTTCCTCTCCCATCCCCGGGTCCCGGGAGCTGAATGAGCTGGCGCTTTTGATGCTGGTGTCTCTGGGCCTGGGGCATGCCCACGAGCAAAAGGCCAATGTCCACATCGCGCTTTTCCTGGACCGCCTGCCCGCCCAGGCCCGGGCCTTTTGCCAGATGGCCACCGGGTTTCTGGGTCTTTTGATCGCGGGGATTATCTCGGCGTCTTTTTTTCTCTCGGGCCTGGAGGATTTTGACGCCAAAACGGCCACGGACATGCTGGGAACGCCCCTTTTCCCCTTCCGCTTCGCGGCGTCGGCGGGATTTTTCCTTCTTTTCGCGACCCTTGCCGCGGATGTTCGGGCCGCAGGCCGGGCGTTTTTCAAAACGTCTGAAAGGAGCGCGGCATGGACCCCATGA
- a CDS encoding ABC transporter substrate-binding protein yields MRFHSIFKKRALFMCLAACVLAAAAVSSPARAEAPDKVHIRFSTWHVPAGADVQKLWTPMLEEMKKRSGGRITHTLFSGGALGKGPDHYDIVKTGLSDMGYATLTWTPGRFPLSDVLSSPVVCPAKWKGAEIGMAMHGHALKDEFPDIKVLHINSCVMAHLWTTRPVKSLEDMKGMKIRSPGGLQTRAIQALGASPVFMPLGDVYLSMETGVIDGVVTCPALIKAFKLYEVAKHGVPVTFGCVAEGLFANQKFWDKLPEDLKAIIEDVGRNAYKIAGIFDEKWYDETMEDIGEKIKIRALDEKESARWNGRMKKMLANWAADMEKKGIKAKDTLKLYKKELDRHGVDSAVCPF; encoded by the coding sequence ATGCGCTTTCATTCCATATTCAAAAAAAGAGCGCTTTTTATGTGCCTGGCCGCATGTGTCCTGGCGGCCGCGGCCGTCTCATCACCCGCCCGGGCCGAAGCCCCGGACAAGGTCCACATCCGGTTCAGCACCTGGCATGTCCCGGCCGGGGCCGACGTTCAGAAGCTGTGGACCCCCATGCTGGAGGAGATGAAAAAAAGAAGCGGCGGCAGGATCACCCACACCCTGTTTTCCGGCGGGGCGCTGGGAAAAGGCCCGGACCACTACGACATCGTCAAAACCGGCCTTTCCGACATGGGCTACGCCACCCTGACCTGGACGCCGGGGCGTTTTCCCTTAAGCGACGTCCTGTCCTCCCCGGTGGTGTGCCCGGCCAAGTGGAAGGGCGCGGAAATCGGCATGGCCATGCATGGCCATGCGCTGAAAGATGAGTTCCCGGACATCAAGGTTCTGCACATCAACAGCTGCGTCATGGCCCATCTCTGGACCACCCGGCCCGTGAAATCCTTAGAGGACATGAAAGGCATGAAAATCAGAAGCCCCGGCGGGCTTCAGACCCGGGCCATCCAGGCCCTGGGCGCCTCGCCGGTGTTCATGCCATTAGGAGACGTGTACCTTTCCATGGAGACCGGGGTCATCGACGGGGTGGTCACCTGCCCGGCGCTGATCAAGGCGTTCAAACTCTACGAGGTGGCCAAACACGGGGTCCCGGTCACCTTCGGCTGCGTGGCGGAAGGGCTGTTCGCCAACCAAAAATTCTGGGACAAACTGCCCGAAGACCTCAAAGCCATCATCGAGGATGTGGGTCGCAACGCCTACAAAATCGCGGGCATTTTTGACGAGAAATGGTACGACGAGACCATGGAAGACATCGGGGAAAAGATAAAAATCCGGGCCCTGGATGAAAAAGAGTCCGCCCGGTGGAACGGCCGCATGAAAAAAATGCTGGCAAACTGGGCCGCCGATATGGAAAAAAAGGGGATTAAGGCCAAAGACACATTGAAACTTTACAAAAAAGAGCTGGACCGTCATGGCGTCGACTCCGCCGTCTGCCCGTTTTAA
- a CDS encoding conserved hypothetical protein (Evidence 4 : Unknown function but conserved in other organisms) has product MAKPHVITLEMAVMSEAKPFALKMGLEQTGDRPFRVFENETTALIISGVGKARAAMAALWAIREWGADEIINMGSAGANDALSPLGAVFQINRICESDRMDLHTRKPVVHIPETFPDLDSASLSTMDVPAIDAKTRRDISRMAALSDMEGAAVAQACRLAGKKCRLFKVVTDTPAHDHEDDITQNIKVFRDRLYDFFVEKVLKRLHQKT; this is encoded by the coding sequence ATGGCGAAACCTCATGTCATAACCCTGGAGATGGCCGTCATGTCCGAGGCCAAGCCCTTTGCGCTGAAAATGGGCCTTGAGCAGACCGGAGATCGGCCCTTTCGGGTGTTTGAAAACGAAACAACCGCCCTGATCATATCCGGCGTGGGAAAGGCCCGAGCGGCCATGGCGGCCCTTTGGGCCATCCGGGAATGGGGGGCGGATGAGATCATCAACATGGGCTCCGCCGGCGCCAACGACGCCTTAAGTCCCCTGGGCGCCGTTTTCCAGATCAACCGGATATGCGAGTCCGACCGCATGGACCTTCACACCCGGAAACCGGTGGTCCACATTCCGGAGACATTCCCGGACCTGGACTCCGCCTCCCTTTCCACCATGGACGTCCCGGCCATCGACGCAAAAACGCGCCGGGACATCTCCCGGATGGCCGCCCTTTCGGACATGGAGGGCGCGGCCGTGGCCCAGGCCTGCCGCCTGGCGGGAAAAAAATGCCGGCTTTTCAAAGTGGTGACCGACACCCCGGCCCACGACCACGAGGACGACATCACCCAAAACATCAAGGTCTTTCGGGACCGGCTCTATGATTTTTTCGTGGAGAAGGTCCTCAAAAGGCTTCACCAAAAGACTTGA